A window of Vibrio gazogenes genomic DNA:
CCTTTCAGTTCTTTGACCGGACGTACAACCGAACAGACTTTATCCCGTACATATAACTGGACAACTTCTGCACCGTCACGTTCACCGCTGTTGGTAATCATCACCGAAAGCGCCACGGACTCATCAAAATCATATTCGGTTTTGGCCAGTGTCGCATTGGTGTAGTCGAAGTGAGTGTAACTGAGCCCAAAGCCGAAGTTGAATTGGGAACCGAAGTGGAATGCGATCGGTGTGCCGGAGCTCTTCAGCTTATGGTTGTAGTAGTAGGGGACGGCGCCGACATTTTTCGGGATCGAAACGGTCAGACGACCACTTGGGTTGATCACACCTGTCAGCATATCTGCAATGGCATCGGCACCGCCTTGTCCGGGCTCCCAGCCATAGACAATCGCAGCGGCTTCGTCTTCAGCGCGTCCCAAACGGTATGGTCGGCCTCCCGTGACGAGAACCACGACCGGTTTACCGCGATCAAGTGCAGCATCGAGCAGTTGTTGCTGAACGCCCGGCAGATTCAGTGAGTCTGCATCCGAGCCTTCACCAATCGTCCCGGTTTGGAATAACCCTGCCAAATCCCCGACGCACACTACAGCGATGTCAGCGTCATCGATGATTGACACCGACGAGGCAATCGCGGATGTATCCAGACTGACAGGGGAGACTTTGTCTTGTGTTACTGCGATATCGACATCCCCGGGGAATACCGGTGCACCGCTGTTACGTTCAGGCAGAATGTCACACCCTTTTTGATAACCAACGAGATTGACACGTTCCGCTAACGCTTCTTTAATCGATTTAGCCACGCGTTCGCTGGCATGACTTCCCCCCAAAATGAGGTGAACAGGGAAGCTATAACCGGAGAGCAGCGCTAAAGGATCATCGGCTGTCGGCCCGATTAGCGCAACTTTGCTCTGTTGCGACAGCGGCAGATGACCATCGTTTTTCAGTAAGACAATCGACTCTCCCGCGGCTTGGTAGGCCAGCTTCTCACTCACGTCATTGTGCAGTGCTTCGGTCGGTAGGGGGGTGTAAGGATCTTCAAATAGACCTAATTCAAATTTGACGGATAGAATACGGGTAACGATTTCGTTAATCTTTTCTTCTGTAATCAAACCGCGTTCGATAGCTTCGGTGAGATAAATCGCACACTTGTCGTCCGGTAATTCAACATCAAGCCCCGCATTAAAGGATTGTGCTGCTGCATCCACACGGTCTGTCGCGGTCGCGTGATGTTCGCTCAGCAACTCCACACCGCCGTAGTCAGCCACGACCAGACCATCAAAGCCCCATTGATGACGCAGAATTTCGGTCAGCAAGTACGCCGAGCTATGACAGGGTTCACCGTCGATATCATGATAAGCCGGCATCACAGAACCGGCTTTACCGAGTTTGACAGCCATTTCAAAGGGGAGCAGGAAGGTATCATTGAGTGTTTTAAAACCGATATTGACCGGCGCATGGTTACGCGCACCTTCACTGGCAGAGTGGCCGACATAGTGTTTCAAGGTGGCAATAAAGTCGCGGTCTTTGCCTTGTAATCCTTTGACGTAGCTGGTGGCGATCATGCCGACAAGATAAGGATCTTCGGCTAATGTCTCTTCGGTACGCCCCCAGCGCACATCGCGAGAGACATCCAACACCGGTGATAACCCTTGTTTGGCACCGATAGCTTTTGCCTGACGGCTGATATCTTGTGCGACTTGCTCGATCAATTCCGGGTTCCACGTATGACCATAATTGATCGACGCAGGATACAGGGTGGCATCTTTTGCCATCAGACCGACGAGGCATTCCTCGTGAGCAATCGCAGGGATGCCCAATCGAGTTTCTTCGACAAGATATTTTTGGAGTTGATTGAGCGCTTTGACGCCCGTCACGGGATCAACAATATGCGTGCCGAGAGGACGCGTGATCTGCCCCAGACCATGCATGAGCTTTTCTTTGACGGAACGCGAAACAGCCTGATTTGTGAATTCCAGCTCACGTTCCTGATGATCGCCTTGTTCGTCGAGTATCAGCCATTGCGCGCCTAACTGCGCGATTTTTTCTTCGATTGTCATCTGTGACAGTAGATCATGTACACGTTCAGACGTTGTGTAGCTCGCATCTTTGTATATTGACATAAACAAGTTCCTATCATTGAAAACTCCATTAAAACTCTGCCCATTCTGACTGAGTCTTGCAAAGCTGCATTTATTCAAATTCACGATTAGGTTACGTTATTTTGTAAATGTGATTCAAATACAAAAAACGCTAGGGAGACAGAGATTATGAGAGCCCGATTCTACCAGTATTGTTCTCCACTGAATATCGATACGATCATGATATTGCTAGAATAAATTGTATCTTCAGGTCATCATCTGTGTGATTAAAAATAGATAGTTTATATGATGGTAGAAAGTTATTTATTTAGTGTGTTAGGCGACGCTGCTCTCAATATTATATGAGGATTTTATGTCTTTTATCATGGTTTCTCTATTTTTATGACATTATTTATATTTAATCCATTTAAGTGTTGATATTGTTTATTTTATATTGATTAAATCTTTGGTTGAGTATCATATTCTATTTATATGTGCTGGGTAATCCTGTTCTGTATTATATCGTTTTTCTTGTTCGAGCAAAGTGCTGTCTGTTTTGTTGCTGTCTTTTTATAATATTGATATTAATCAGTTAATTATATGCATATTAATGTCGGTGGTGAATGACTGGTCTTCTACGTAACTGTCCTTCAACGTAACTGTCCTTTTACAACATAGAACCTTTAACAACATAGAAGCGTGCAACGATGCCTCGATATTTTTATCCCCTATCTGATTCATCTTTTTTTGATACCCGAGTCAATTGTTTATCTCACTTTAAAAATCATGATATAAATTTTTCGATATAACGATCTATAAATGAAAATGACATCGTTGTTATTTACATGGTGACATTGGTTCAATTGATAGAATACGTTTATTTTTGTGATTATTTTGTGGGGAATTTCATTTAATAAATATCAAAATTTGACAAAATAAGCAAATGAATGAATATTCATATTGTTATGCTTCCTAGAGTTTTAATTATTGTGACGTTGATGTCAGTCTTGATTTGATGACGATATGTTGATTGAGGATAAAGATGAAAATGAAATTAAATACTGCATTGAGCTTGATTGGGTGCGCTTTGTTTTCGCAGGCCGCGATGAGCGCCAACTGGCAACTTGTCTGGCAAGATGAATTTACCAATCGCATTAGCCCTGATTGGGTATTTGAAATTGGTAATGGTAGTAGTGGTTGGGGAAATCAGGAGTTGCAATATTACCAACGGCAAAATGCCACGGTTGAACAGGGGAATTTGGTCATTACCGCCAAACGTGAAGATGTCAATGGTTTCCGGTATACATCATCGCGGATGAAAACTCAGGGATTGGCATCATTCCGCTATGGTCGTGTCGAAGCGCGTATCCGTTTACCGAATGGTAGTGGTTTATGGCCTGCGTTCTGGATGCTGGGCAGTGATATTGATCGTGTTGGCTGGCCTCGCTGCGGTGAGCTGGACATTATGGAACATATCAATTCTGAGAACCAAATCTACGGTACGGCACACTGGGAAGAGAATGGTCATGCGAGCTACTCCAGCCCGAGTTATAACCTCGACGTCAGCCAATACCACAATTACGCGATTGAGTGGGATGAAAACGAAATTCGCTGGTATGTCGATGGCAATATGTACCATGTAATGAGCATTGCCAATAATGCTGGTGGTACTGAAGAATTGCATAACGATTTCTTCTTACTTCTGAACATGGCCGTTGGTGGGCAGTGGCCGGGATTCAATATTGATGAGAGCAAACTCCCGGCGAAGATGTATGTCGACTATGTCCGGGTTTACCGCGATGCAGATCGGCCTTCCGATGACCCGTCAAACGATTTTCCCAAACAGATTGAAGCGGAAGACTTTTCTAATATGAAAGGCGTTGGCACCGGGCCGAGTAACGATGTCGGTGGTGGTAACAGTGTCGGCTGGATCGACACCGGTGACTGGATGTCTTACGACAATATCAACATTCCGACCTCTGGCGACTATCGCATTGACTACCGTGTTTCGAGCTTAAACGGTGGCGGGCGCTTGTCACTGGATCTCTCATCAGGTTCAACCGTATTAGGTTATTTAGACATTGGTGCGACCGGTGGCTGGGACAAATGGACAACCTTATCGCAGACCGTACATATTAATGCCGGTACTTATAACTTTGGCATTTATGCACAGCGGGGTGGCTTTAACTTGAACTGGTGGCGGATAAGCAAGTTATAACGCTGGTTGGTTTAAGCCCCTATGTCCGGATCATATGTCCGATCGACAAATCCCCATTCATGTCAATGAGTGGGGATTCTTTATGGGACAGTGGCATGTGTTGAGTCTGATCGAGTTCAGCGAGTGACCGAAAGCAATGACTGAACTCGAATGAAGGCCGTTGTATTCAGGAAACCGTTGTGTTCAGGAAACTATAGTATTCAGAAAACTATAGTATTAAAAAAACCATAGTATTAAGAAAACAATCGTATTAAATGGCCGACGGATGCGTCTCCATCCAATGGCGGGCGATGGCTTCTCGTTTGGCGATCCAGACGTGATCGTGTGACTGAACATAATCGAGGAATTTCTTCAGCGCCATAAATCGACTCGGTTTCCCCAGAATCCGACAATGCATACCAATCGACATCATTTTGGGGCTTTCTTTGCCTTCTTCATATAAACAATCGAAATGATCTTTCAGATACTGGAAAAATTCATCCCCGTGACTGAAACCATAAGGGGACGCAAAGCGCATATCATTGGTATCGAGGGTGTAAGGAATGACCAGGTGAGGTTCTGCTTGACCTGCAACCGGAGTCCAGAATGGCAGATCGTCTCCGTAATAGTCAGAGTCATAGAGCAAGCCGTCCTGTTGTGCCACTAACTGGCGTGTGTTTGGTGAATCGCGCCCGGTGTACCAGCCAATCGGACGTTTGCCCGTCAGGTTTTCAATGATATCCAGCGCTTCCTGCATGTGCTGACGTTCCTGCTCAATCGGCATGCTCTGATAATGAATCCATTTCAGGCCATGGCAAACAATTTCATGATCGGCTTCAACAATTGCTTTTGTGACTTCCGGATTACGTTGGAGTGCGGTTGCAATGCCGAAAATCGTCAATGGCAGGTTGCGTTGACGAAATTCATTCAGAATCCGCCAGACGCCAACCCGGGAGCCGTATTCATAAAGAGATTCCATACTCATGTGGCGTTCGGGATAAGGCTCTGCACCGAATATCTCAGAGAGAAATGTTTCGGCATGGTCATCCCCGTGCAGTACGCAGTTTTCCCCGCCTTCTTCGTAGTTCAATACAAATTGCAGCGCGATACGCGCCTGTCCCGGCCATTGGGCATGCGGCACGGCGCGGCCATAGCCGATATAATCGCGGGGATTGTTCTCTTCCATGTGTTATTCCTTCCTTGATGACAATTATTTTTCTGTTGTGGCAAAAATCTGCTGAAAATCAATCACTGTTTTCTGGTCTTGTTCGAGTCTCAACGAGGCGCGGATATGATGGAGATGGTGAGTCATCCACTGTTGTGCTGCTTGCGTCTCTTGCTGGTTGAGCAGCGTAATCAGTTCGGCATGATCGCCATAGTCACAGCTAACGCTTTGGTGTGAGCCAAATGCGGCGATGACCAGAGAAGAGCGATAGCAGAGTTGTTCGATAAAATCGGCCAGTACGGAATTACCGGCTTGTTTGGCAAGTTCGTAATGGAAGCGGGCAGTGAGCTGAATTGAATCGGAGAGATGCCCATGGCGTTCGGCTTCTTTTTCTTCATAGATCATCTGGGTAAACCGTTCGGACTGTTGTGCGTCCCAATGTTTTTGTAGCTCGGGAATCAACAAGGGTTCGAGCAGAATTCGGCTATTCAGTACTTCTTCCGCTTCCTGCGGTGTCGGGCGATTCACATGCGCGCCTTTATTCGGTTCAATCACTACAAACCGTTCCAGCGCCAAACGTTGCAATACTTTGCGAATCCCGGTTCGGCTGACTCCGAATGCTTCAGAGAGCCGATCCTCCGGCAGGCGCACGCCCGGTGCGAGTTGATGCTCGACAATGGCTTTGAGCATTTTCTGATAAATTTTTTCATCATTCGACATCAGTGTCTTCTCGTTAGGTGTTTTCTCGTTATGTGACAGATTCGTTATGTGATCTGGATTCTTTGAATGACATACTTTGTATACAGTTTATGTCGGCAAGCTGTATACAGGCAATATATATACCATGGAAACAAACAATTGTTCAGGATGTTTTACTTACATGGTGTCTGTCCGTGGCTTGCGCGGTGCTTGTGTCCCGAATGGGATACCGTTGTGCACCATAAGGCTGCAAAATTGCATGAAATCAGTGCAATCCGAACTGGTATTGCGCCATAGAGCGATACACCATACGGCTTTACCATGATATTTCAGGTTGGCACGCAAATTGTATTTATCATTGTATACAATCTTGACATGGAGAGTCGATGATGAAAACAACACAACTACCAATCAGCCCCCGGCTGAGTAATGAAGATTTAGCCCCTGATACGGAACAAAAGTGGGGTTGGTATAGTATTTTTGCGTTCTGGATGTCTGATGTGCACAGCGTCGGTGGCTACGTCTTTGCGGCGAGTCTATTTGCGCTCGGGCTCAATGGCATTCAGGTCTTTATCAGTTTACTGGCCGGTATATCTATCGTGATGGTCTTTGCGAATCTGATGGGTAAACCGGGTCAGCAATCCGGGGCGCCATTTCCGGTGATTGCCCGGATGTCATTCGGTGTCTTCGGGGCAAACATTCCTGCGGTGATCCGCGGGTTGATTGCTGTGGTCTGGTACGGGATTCAAACCTTTTTAGCGTCAAGCTCATTCATTATTTTACTATTGTACTTTTTCCCACAGTTAAGCAGTCTGGCGGACAAAAGCTTTGTCGGACTATCCTATCTCGGCTGGATTGGCTTCAGCGCGATGTGGTTGATGCAAGCGATTGTCTTTATGTTTGGGATGACGATGATCCGCAAAGTGATCGATTGGTCAGGGCCGGCGATTTATATTGCGATGTTTGCACTGTGTCTGTACATGATTGATCGTGCCGGATGGGACAATATCAGCTTTAACCTGAGCAGCCATAATCTCGAAGGATGGGATGCAATCACTCAGATGATCATTGCGATTGCTCTGGTTGCCGGTTATTTCGCAGGGCCGACCCTCAACTTCAGTGACTTTTCGCGTTATTGCGGTAGCTATCAAAAGCTGAAGCTGGGTAACTGGCTGGGTCTGCCTCTGAACTTTGTTTTGTTCTCACTGTTCAGTGTGGTCATTGTGTCTGCATCGATTCCGGTCTTTGGTGAAATGATTACTGATCCGGTTGAAACGGTAAAACGACTCGATTCCGGGCTGATTACTGTGTTGGGTGCTATGACATTCATTTTTGCGACCGTGGGGATCAACATCGTTGCCAACTTCGTTGCACCGGCATTTGACTTCTCGAATGTGTCGCCGCAGAAAATCAGTTTCAAAGTCGGTGGCTTTATCGCTGCATTCGGTTCGGTACTGCTGACACCGTGGAACTTGTTTAACAACCCGGAAGTGATTCACTACACGGTGGATATTCTTGCTGCGATGATTGGCCCGCTGTACGGCATTATTCTGGTCGATTACTTCCTGATTAAGAAAGGTCAGATCGATGTCCCATCGTTATATACCGAATCCCCGCAGGGGCAATACTGGTATGAAAATGGTGTGAACAGAAAAAGTATCTACGCCCTTGCGATGGCGGGTTTCGTGGCTGTCTGTGCTACATTCTGGGTCACCGAACTTGCCAACTATGCGCTATTTATTGGTGGCGGGGTTGCCGCATCGACTTATCGTTTCATGATGGAATCGGAGCGAGTTCGTGTCGGCAGCTTAAAGCTGGCTAAGCAGAAGTCATAACGTGGATTGCCGGTGAGAAGGTAACAAACGGCCCGGTTCGCTTTTGACTGCTCAAAAAGCTGCTCAAAGACGAACCGGGTTTTCTCTGGCGATGCTGGTAGAATCAATTGACCACCCAGCGCGACTGACTCAGTCACCATCCCGTCCTGACGCTTTATGCCACCATCCTAATCCCTTTGTTATCCCGCTCCTCAACCGCTTTATCGCGCTCTTTGCTCCCTGATGGGGAGTGCCGCCCTGACATCATCCCCTTGCACCGTATTGGTTCATCGGTTGCATGAGAATGGGCCAATGGTGAACGGTGCTTGCGCGATATATTGATATTAAATGTTTAATTATCAATAAAATCAACCGGATAAATTGTTAAATTTAACATGGCACAATCGTTGCAGAAATTGATTTGATTGTTTCAATCGTTTCATGACAAGATAAGGGACTCAAATGAAATTACTTCGATTGTTTGCTATAGCAGTGGCTTCGGTCATGTTGATGGGATACACACTGACAGCATCTGCCGATCAGTTGGAAACCATTCAGAAACGTGGGGTATTGAAGGTGGCGGTGCCCCAAGACTTTCCGCCGTTTGGTTCTGTCGGAACAGACATGCAGCCACAGGGATACGATATTGATATGGCGGCCTACATTGCCAAGCAGATGAAGGTCAAATTGCAATTGGTGCCGGTTACCAGTGCCAACCGAATTCCATATTTGCAAACGCAGAAAGTGGATTTGGTGATTTCAAGCATGGGGAAAAATCCACAACGCGAAAAAGCGATCGATTTCAGTGAAGCGTATGCACCGTTTTATCTGGGCGTATTCGGATCCGCAGATGAGCAAGTCAGTTCTGCGGATGATTTGGCGAATAAAACCGTCGGTGTGACTCGTGGCTCAGTTGAAGACCTGGAGTTAAGCAAACTGGTGCCGGCATCGGCAACGATTAAACGGTTTGAAGACAACAATGCCACACTGTCGGCTTTCTTGTCCGGGCAGATCAGTCTGATCGCGACCGGAAATTTGGTGGTCACCGAAATTGCGACCCGTTACCCGAATAAAGCCCCACAGACAAAGTTTTTACTGAAAAATTCACCGTGCTATGTCGGGGTGATGAAAGGTGAGCAATCGTTGGTCAGCGAGGTCAATCGCTTGATCGAACAAGCGAAAGCTGACGGTGTGCTGGAGCAGTTCTCACAGAAATGGCTCAAAGCACCATTTCCGAAAAATTTAGGCGCTTAACCTCTGGGAGAACCGCATGAGTTATCAGCTAGACTATGCCGGATTAGCGCCATACCTGCCACAGTTTGTGGCAGGTGTCTGGACGACGGTGCAACTGACGGTGATTTCAACCGTCGCAGGGTTGGTGGTTGGCACGTTGTGTGCCGCAGGCCGAACCGGACGCCAACCCGGATTGCGCTTGCTGTGTGCCAGCTACATTGAGGTCACTCGCAACACCCCGTTTATTGTGCAGCTC
This region includes:
- a CDS encoding transporter substrate-binding domain-containing protein, producing MKLLRLFAIAVASVMLMGYTLTASADQLETIQKRGVLKVAVPQDFPPFGSVGTDMQPQGYDIDMAAYIAKQMKVKLQLVPVTSANRIPYLQTQKVDLVISSMGKNPQREKAIDFSEAYAPFYLGVFGSADEQVSSADDLANKTVGVTRGSVEDLELSKLVPASATIKRFEDNNATLSAFLSGQISLIATGNLVVTEIATRYPNKAPQTKFLLKNSPCYVGVMKGEQSLVSEVNRLIEQAKADGVLEQFSQKWLKAPFPKNLGA
- a CDS encoding NCS1 family nucleobase:cation symporter-1 gives rise to the protein MMKTTQLPISPRLSNEDLAPDTEQKWGWYSIFAFWMSDVHSVGGYVFAASLFALGLNGIQVFISLLAGISIVMVFANLMGKPGQQSGAPFPVIARMSFGVFGANIPAVIRGLIAVVWYGIQTFLASSSFIILLLYFFPQLSSLADKSFVGLSYLGWIGFSAMWLMQAIVFMFGMTMIRKVIDWSGPAIYIAMFALCLYMIDRAGWDNISFNLSSHNLEGWDAITQMIIAIALVAGYFAGPTLNFSDFSRYCGSYQKLKLGNWLGLPLNFVLFSLFSVVIVSASIPVFGEMITDPVETVKRLDSGLITVLGAMTFIFATVGINIVANFVAPAFDFSNVSPQKISFKVGGFIAAFGSVLLTPWNLFNNPEVIHYTVDILAAMIGPLYGIILVDYFLIKKGQIDVPSLYTESPQGQYWYENGVNRKSIYALAMAGFVAVCATFWVTELANYALFIGGGVAASTYRFMMESERVRVGSLKLAKQKS
- the puuE gene encoding allantoinase PuuE, with amino-acid sequence MEENNPRDYIGYGRAVPHAQWPGQARIALQFVLNYEEGGENCVLHGDDHAETFLSEIFGAEPYPERHMSMESLYEYGSRVGVWRILNEFRQRNLPLTIFGIATALQRNPEVTKAIVEADHEIVCHGLKWIHYQSMPIEQERQHMQEALDIIENLTGKRPIGWYTGRDSPNTRQLVAQQDGLLYDSDYYGDDLPFWTPVAGQAEPHLVIPYTLDTNDMRFASPYGFSHGDEFFQYLKDHFDCLYEEGKESPKMMSIGMHCRILGKPSRFMALKKFLDYVQSHDHVWIAKREAIARHWMETHPSAI
- a CDS encoding GntR family transcriptional regulator, translated to MSNDEKIYQKMLKAIVEHQLAPGVRLPEDRLSEAFGVSRTGIRKVLQRLALERFVVIEPNKGAHVNRPTPQEAEEVLNSRILLEPLLIPELQKHWDAQQSERFTQMIYEEKEAERHGHLSDSIQLTARFHYELAKQAGNSVLADFIEQLCYRSSLVIAAFGSHQSVSCDYGDHAELITLLNQQETQAAQQWMTHHLHHIRASLRLEQDQKTVIDFQQIFATTEK
- a CDS encoding carbohydrate-binding protein — encoded protein: MKMKLNTALSLIGCALFSQAAMSANWQLVWQDEFTNRISPDWVFEIGNGSSGWGNQELQYYQRQNATVEQGNLVITAKREDVNGFRYTSSRMKTQGLASFRYGRVEARIRLPNGSGLWPAFWMLGSDIDRVGWPRCGELDIMEHINSENQIYGTAHWEENGHASYSSPSYNLDVSQYHNYAIEWDENEIRWYVDGNMYHVMSIANNAGGTEELHNDFFLLLNMAVGGQWPGFNIDESKLPAKMYVDYVRVYRDADRPSDDPSNDFPKQIEAEDFSNMKGVGTGPSNDVGGGNSVGWIDTGDWMSYDNINIPTSGDYRIDYRVSSLNGGGRLSLDLSSGSTVLGYLDIGATGGWDKWTTLSQTVHINAGTYNFGIYAQRGGFNLNWWRISKL
- a CDS encoding glycoside hydrolase family 3 N-terminal domain-containing protein translates to MSIYKDASYTTSERVHDLLSQMTIEEKIAQLGAQWLILDEQGDHQERELEFTNQAVSRSVKEKLMHGLGQITRPLGTHIVDPVTGVKALNQLQKYLVEETRLGIPAIAHEECLVGLMAKDATLYPASINYGHTWNPELIEQVAQDISRQAKAIGAKQGLSPVLDVSRDVRWGRTEETLAEDPYLVGMIATSYVKGLQGKDRDFIATLKHYVGHSASEGARNHAPVNIGFKTLNDTFLLPFEMAVKLGKAGSVMPAYHDIDGEPCHSSAYLLTEILRHQWGFDGLVVADYGGVELLSEHHATATDRVDAAAQSFNAGLDVELPDDKCAIYLTEAIERGLITEEKINEIVTRILSVKFELGLFEDPYTPLPTEALHNDVSEKLAYQAAGESIVLLKNDGHLPLSQQSKVALIGPTADDPLALLSGYSFPVHLILGGSHASERVAKSIKEALAERVNLVGYQKGCDILPERNSGAPVFPGDVDIAVTQDKVSPVSLDTSAIASSVSIIDDADIAVVCVGDLAGLFQTGTIGEGSDADSLNLPGVQQQLLDAALDRGKPVVVLVTGGRPYRLGRAEDEAAAIVYGWEPGQGGADAIADMLTGVINPSGRLTVSIPKNVGAVPYYYNHKLKSSGTPIAFHFGSQFNFGFGLSYTHFDYTNATLAKTEYDFDESVALSVMITNSGERDGAEVVQLYVRDKVCSVVRPVKELKGFKKVHLKAGEQKTVTFHLPVDMLNFTDTSNQRVVEGGEFELMIGRSSQAIESRYTIHVSGSKKVLPQAWNMVCDVTVE